Below is a window of candidate division WOR-3 bacterium DNA.
AATAATTCGCTTTTCCATCATACCAAGATCTTGATTTCGGGTAGAAGTTGAATTAAGGCTCTCTTGAAATACAATGTTTCTGAAGTTTGCTAATTCAAGAAGTTCGTTTAAACTCTTCTTAGAATAAAGCCTTTCTGCGTAAAATTGATCCGCAATAACACCTTTTTCTATATGAGTAACAACCTCTCTTGAAATTAGCCGTTGTTTATCCAGAGAAAGGGAGCGCTCTCTACAAACGAAATGTTTTTTATCTATCCATTCCCAATTTCTTGGATTAAAGTGTTTCCTAAGATATTCTCCATCTGCAACATCTATTAAAAGTTTACCCCAAGGTTTTAAAACTCTTAGAATTTCCTTAAGAACTCTTAAGTCATCTTGAACTGTTTCAAAATAACCAAAACTATTTCCTAATAAAAGGACAATATCAAAACTATCAGGAGGATAGGGTAATTTTCTTGCATCCCCTTCTCTAAATCTAACATTCAAGAGTTCTTTTTTTGCTTGTGTTTTAGCTTTTTGGATTAAGTAATGTGAGCGGTCTATTCCTTCTACAAAATTAAAACCTCTTCTTGCTAATTCCAGAGAGTGCCGTCCTTGTCCACAGCATAAGTCTAAGATTTTATCTTCGGGAGAGAGTTTTAAAATTTCTATACAAAGATCAACTTCTTTTTTTGTGTTAGCGAGATTTTCTACAATATCACCGTCTGTTTTTAGATAAATTGAGTTAAAAATTAACCTCCACCAATCTGAGTGGACATATTCTTCTAAATTAGAAACAGGCCCAAGTAATTTGACTTTCTGTCCATTTTCTCTTTGGGGAGGCTTTTCATCCGATACTTTTGCCTCCATTTTTATTTACCTCCTTTTTATTTTATAATAACAAATAATTTGAAAATGGCAATATATGATTTATTCAAAAGAGACAACAGGCGTGCCCTCTACTTCCCCTCTTTTAAGTTTTAAAAGAGCTTTTGGTATTTCGTTGAAACCATACAACTCAATCCTTGAGTTTAGGTTAAGCTCATCTGCAATCTTTAAAAATTCTATTCCGTCTTTACGAGTTATATTTGCAATAGACTTAATACTTTTTTCTCGCCAAAGGAGATTGGGATAATCTTTAATTTCTATTTTTGACATATAAATTGGAGATAAGATTAATCTTCCTCCAGGCTTAAGCATAGACAAAACGTAGGAAACAAGTTCTCCATTAGGTGGATAGAGAATTGCGGCATCAAGTTCAATGGGGAGTTTATCTTCGTAGCTTCCAACCCAGCTTGCTTTTAATTTTTTAGCAAACTCCTGATTACGTTTGCTTCTTGTTACTACGAAACATTCAATATCTTCTGAGTTTGCAATTTGAAGCACATAAAAAGCTGTGGGGCCAAAACCAAATAGCCCCAATTTCTCTCCTTTTTTTATCTCTGCAAGACGGTAACCTCTATATCCTGTTATCCCTGCGCACATAAAAGGAACTTGTTCAGCAAAAGAGTGTTTTTCTCCAAGGTGAAAAGCGAAATTTTCATTAATAACTATTGCTTCTGTAAAACCTCCATCTACATCCCAACCCGTAAATTTTGCTTTTTCGCATAGATTTTCTATTCCTTTCCTGCAAAATTCGCATTCACCACAAGCTCTATAAAGCCAAGCCACTCCAACTTTATCTCCTATCTTGAAAGAAGTTATGTCTTCCCCAAGTTCTTCAACAATTCCAACAATTTGGTGTCCTGGAATTACTGGTTTTTTGTGAAGAGGTAAGTCTCCTTCTATTATATGTAAATCTGTTCTGCAAATTCCTGTTGCCTTAATTCTTATTCTTATTTCATTTTTTTGGGGAGAAGGAATAGAAATTTCTCTTTGGCATAATGGTTTTTCCTCTATCTTTTCTTGCTTTTCAAGAACCCAAGCTTTCATTTCTTTCTGATTTTATTTATATTATTTCTATATTTTTGATTATTTTGTTTCCTTTTCTTTTGTATTCTTTTATGGCTAAAGGTATCGAATTTAAAATATCAGTGGCTGTTATTCCTTCTTCCCCTTTTTCCTCACTTGCAATGTCTCCTGCAAGACCATGAAGAAAAACACCCAATTTGAGAGAATCTTTTATGGAATCCATTTTTTTAGGAGAAGCAACCGCTTTTAACATTGCAGGAATTATTCCTGTTAAAACATCACCAGAGCCTGCTGTTGCCATTCCGGGATTTCCGGTAAGATTTATGAAAACTTCTCCATTTGGGCATCCAATCAAAGAATTCGCTCCTTTAAAAACGATAAAGCAGCCATACTCAGAAGCTTTTTCTCTTACTATTTTTATTCTGTTCCTCTTTACCTCTTCCGTTTCTCCCCCAAATAACCTAACAAATTCTCCAGGATGCGGAGTCAAAACTGTGGGTTCTTTCCTCTTTTTAAGGAGACGGAGGTTGTCTTTTAAAGCTGTTAATCCATCTCCATCAACCAAAATTGGCTTTTTTATTTCCAAAATTAAGCTTCGGACCAACTCTTGAGTTTCTTCCACAAGAGAAAGACCAGGTCCAATAACAACTAAATCAACATTCTTAGAAAACTCAATCAATTCTTTTAAATTACTCGTAGAGATTGAGCCACGCTCTGTCTCTTTTTGTGGTAAAATAACAAGTTCTTTTCCTCTTCTTCCAATAAAAGATGAAATAGAGGAAGGAGTTGCAAGATAAGAAAGTCCTCCACCTGCTTTTAAAAAAGAGATTGCAGAAAAATAAGGTGCTCCGAGATATTTTTTTGAACCTGCAACAAAAAGGCATTTCCCAAAACTACCTTTATGGGTGTCTTTTTCTCTTC
It encodes the following:
- a CDS encoding zinc-dependent alcohol dehydrogenase family protein, with translation MKAWVLEKQEKIEEKPLCQREISIPSPQKNEIRIRIKATGICRTDLHIIEGDLPLHKKPVIPGHQIVGIVEELGEDITSFKIGDKVGVAWLYRACGECEFCRKGIENLCEKAKFTGWDVDGGFTEAIVINENFAFHLGEKHSFAEQVPFMCAGITGYRGYRLAEIKKGEKLGLFGFGPTAFYVLQIANSEDIECFVVTRSKRNQEFAKKLKASWVGSYEDKLPIELDAAILYPPNGELVSYVLSMLKPGGRLILSPIYMSKIEIKDYPNLLWREKSIKSIANITRKDGIEFLKIADELNLNSRIELYGFNEIPKALLKLKRGEVEGTPVVSFE
- a CDS encoding NAD(P)H-hydrate dehydratase, translating into MKVASVFEIRKLDQAASEKYGILEMLLMENAGNAVFYVIEKEFETEKNKFLILAGGGNNGGDGMVVARKLFSNGASLQFFLLAEEEKLKGITKENFEILKKIGVPLKIKPNIREIKKAIEKSDIIIDAILGIGVSGEVSGIYKEVIELINKSGKKIISVDIPSGINGDTGEIMGVAVKSDITVTFGLPKVGIFNFPGYEHWKRLFVSHISFPPQLYNDRSIKTEINYPPPLKGREKDTHKGSFGKCLFVAGSKKYLGAPYFSAISFLKAGGGLSYLATPSSISSFIGRRGKELVILPQKETERGSISTSNLKELIEFSKNVDLVVIGPGLSLVEETQELVRSLILEIKKPILVDGDGLTALKDNLRLLKKRKEPTVLTPHPGEFVRLFGGETEEVKRNRIKIVREKASEYGCFIVFKGANSLIGCPNGEVFINLTGNPGMATAGSGDVLTGIIPAMLKAVASPKKMDSIKDSLKLGVFLHGLAGDIASEEKGEEGITATDILNSIPLAIKEYKRKGNKIIKNIEII